The genomic stretch gttttttcttatgatttttcacAATCTTTTCCTTGCGTAAATCCTCCTGGTTTGATTTTTGGGGATGCAGAGAAATACTGGCTATTTTGCCAATTTGGACCTGGGACTAGGAAGTTTAAGACACaattagggccgggtgcggtggctcacgcctgtaatcccagcactttgggaggccaaagcaggaggatcatgaagtcaggagctgagaccgtcctggctcacactgtgaaaccccgtctctactaaaaaatacaaaaaaaattagctgggcgtgatggtgggggcctgtagttccagctactcgggaggctgaggcaggagaatggcgtgaacccaggagacagaacttgcagtgagctgagatcgcgccactgcactccagcctgggcgacagagtgagactccgtctcaaattaaaaaaaaaaaaaaaaaaagacacaattagCTTACAGATTTAATCATGTAGGGCAATTTCAAGGTACTGATGTCTCCCTCAGCACCTCAGCAAACTCCATTATACGGATGCAAATGATCCTGCCTGGGATCCAGACACCagtccttttaaattttactgtgaAATTCAAATGAGCTGCAAAATCTGAGACcccctgaaatgacagaaatgtccTCTTCTTGACTTAGAAATGAAGGacttagagttctttttttttttttttttttgagttagaatctggctctgtcacccaggctggagtgcagtggtgtgatctcagctcactgcaaattccgcctcccggattcaagcaattctcctgcctcagcctctcgagtcactgttattacaggtgcccaccaccaagcctagctaacttttgtatttttttttttttcgaaacagagtcttgctctgtcgtgcaggctggagtgcactggtgcgatctcggctcactgcaacctctgcccccccgggttcaagcaattatcctgcctcagcctcctgagtagctgggattacaggcacccgccaccgcgcccagcgaatttttgtatttttagtagagatgaggtttcaccatgttggccaggctggtcttaaactcctgacctcaagtgatccaaccaccacggcctcctaaagtgctaggattacaggcgtgagccaccacacccggcctaatttttgtgtttttagtagagatggggtttcaccaagttggccaggctggtcacaaactcctgacctcaaacgatctgtccgcctcggcctcccaaagtgctgggataacaggtgtaaaccaccctgCCCTGGCAGGACTTGgagttcttcaaaataataataacaataaattctgtttgggaggctgaggtgggcagatcacttgaggtcaggacaagaccagcctggccaacatgatgaaaccctgactctaccaagaatacaaaaattagctgggcgtggctgggcgcggtggctcatgcctgtaatcccagcactttgggaggctgaggcaggtggatcacctgaggtcgggagtttgagaccagcctggccgacatggtgatacctcgtctctactaaaaaaaatacaaacaatagccggatgtggtggcaggcgcctgtaatcccagctacttggaacttggaaggctgaggcaggagaattgcttgaacctgggaggtggaggttgcagtgagccgagatcatgtcattgcactccagcctgggcaacagagcaagactccgtctcaaaacaaacaaacaaacaaaaaaaacccaattaatTAAAATCATGGTAAACAGAAACTGAGATGTACAGTGACATGTAAAGGTCTCCTTCCTCATCCCATAAAACCCAATTTCTCACCACAAAACCATCCACTCCTTACACCTGTTGCCtttcaaatacttttattaaagaactggtggggaagggaaaagggtgaCAATTCAGAGTAGGAATGAGGATGGGCATTAAAAGAAAGGGACCGAAAGCCCGGGACTGCGCTTCATCTACATGTCAGCATTtctgcctgcctggccagccTGTCTGCCTGCAAGGCCTTGGCCAGTCTCTCCCTGGCTTTCTTCACCCTCCTGGCCTGTCTCCGGATATCTGCAGGAGTCACCAATTGGCCAGAGAGGGGCGGTGGGAGCTGACAACCCATTCCTGGGGTTGGCCCCCCTGCCACAGCTGGAAACTGCCCAGGGGTGGGCTCAAGCGGGCTGTGGACACGCTCAGCACCAGCTCTGTCCAGAGATTCACTGGCCGTCCCCGCTGCAAGGATACTTAAGACGCTCTCCAAATGCAGTGGACTTGAACCTTCTCCTTGGCTGCTGCAGGGCTGCAGGGCCTGCAGTCTCCGGTAGGCGCAGAGTTGCTGCGGCTTCTCCAGGTGCTCATCCCCTTTTCTGCGTCTGACCTGGTTGTCAGGATGAGACCTGATCCTCGTCACCGGCCTCTGGAAGATGCAGCTGGTGAGTCTCATGGGGAGAGCAGACCTCGCAGCTCGTCTCCGATGGGCCTTGGCCATGTGGATTTCTCGTTTCTTCTGTAAAGCCCAGGGCATCATGTTTCTTTTGAGCTTcccctttcaaaagaaaagaaaatgtgaaatttcaaCCAAATGGAGACAGGAGAAGATCAGCTGTGGGGGGCTTCTCTCAGCTCAGTGGAATCTTCCCACCAGCCTCTCTTTCTGGGGAAATGTgtctcagatggcagtgtacatcctCAGGGTTTGCTAAAGTCAGATATGTGGACCTGAAGCCAAGTAAGTCTGGGGTGGACCCTAGAGTCTGCATTTCTCCGTGTGACCCTGATGCTGCTGGCAGGAGCTCCAGGTATTGACACTGGGTCCTGGGACCTCATCGGGCTGATGCGAGTCCAGGACTAAATGCTCAAGGTCATGACCCAGGGTCAGTTCCAGACCTtgtccctcctcatcctcctcagaggacacccctctcttctcttccctgccactGTCAGCTACACAGATGCTGGTGCCTCCTAACCCATCCCCAACAGGACACCGGGATCCCAGACTTCCCTGTTCACCAAGACCTCACGCTTCTCTGTATCTCTTTCTGCTGTGCTTCAGGACACAACATCATTTTCATAGCTCCTGGACTCTCTGGTTTCCAAAGAAATCGTGCACTCGCCACCTTAAATACTCACTGCCACACCCAGATCCCACCTTCACCTGAACACCTCCTGCTCATGAAGAAAAACCTCAGAAACACCATGTTTGCCTTCTGTTTCTAATAAGCTCAATTAACTAGAGTTCTACCATGAGAGAATCTTTTGATGACATACTGAGAAAGATGATCAAGCGCCTCCTAAGATTTGACGTCCTTTCTTGCTCTAACTCAATTGGAAGACTCTAGTCTCATAAAGTTGTTTCCCCCACAAACCTCATCAGTGCACTTTCCATTTTAAAGCCTTCGTTTCTgtccttctcatttcattttttgttgtcctGGCATAAAGATTAATACTACCCCTTACAGTACCCCTGGCATAAAGATTAATACTGACCCAAGATGTTCCCCTTTGGAGGGAAAATTACTTAGTCCCCTTAGTTACAGGGCACTTATGATGTGCCAAGCTGTGCAGTAGAACCCCTGATCCAGAAGTAAACTTCATAAATCACCACTCTGTTGATTTTCATCTTGGTGAGAAGGAAGACATAATAAACGcactaaaaacaaatttctggtgGAATATCAGATATAAGTAAGTTCCATGATGAAGAAGAAGGGAGTGACAGAGAGGGACGGaaggaggagaaacagagaaacagaaaagaaattcactaCAATGAATCGTGACAGTGAGTTTAGGGAATAAGCAACTCATCATGAAATTTTACCagagaactaattttttttgttttttgtttttttaaaaaaacggacCAAGCAATTTCTGGTTCAGGAGCTTTCCAGAGAGGGAGATAATTTGAAGACTGCAAGGCCAAATAATACTTCTTCCCTTTCCTAGTgatgttggatttttaaaaaaaaaatcaaaactattatCCCCATACAGTTTCATAGGCAAAAatgagaatactatgaacattattcaacaaatattaacaccCGAGGTATAACTTTCCACAACATCCAGTTTTAAGAACAACCCACTGCTAACTGTAAAGCtgtcttacagaaagaaaaaggacacataTGGACATTCCTGTAATCAATAAAAATCCCGTACTCACCAGAACAGGTGGGCTCGGGAAAGAGGTGAACGCAGGCACTCCCATAGCCGTAGAGTTTCTCTTGCTGACCCCACTCTTGAGATGCAGACAACCCTTGGCTTGCCGGAAAATGCAGTGACTTCTGCATCTGGTTCCcctttttatagagaaagcgagTGATAATGCAATCAGTGGATAATCCACAGGGAACACCCTGTCTCCGCCCATTGGATTTGAGGCATTTCTAAATCTGTATACAGAAACCAATGTGGTGTTACCTACACAGAGTGTgagtagagaaagaatttaatacgtgtgtgtgtgtgtgtggcggggtggtatttacagttaatatcagcattttagatatgtttccctttttctcccagttttccaaacatctttgaatactttctatagaaata from Pan paniscus chromosome 20, NHGRI_mPanPan1-v2.0_pri, whole genome shotgun sequence encodes the following:
- the LOC134729662 gene encoding putative methyl-CpG-binding domain protein 3-like 3, whose amino-acid sequence is MMPWALQKKREIHMAKAHRRRAARSALPMRLTSCIFQRPVTRIRSHPDNQVRRRKGDEHLEKPQQLCAYRRLQALQPCSSQGEGSSPLHLESVLSILAAGTASESLDRAGAERVHSPLEPTPGQFPAVAGGPTPGMGCQLPPPLSGQLVTPADIRRQARRVKKARERLAKALQADRLARQAEMLTCR